The following proteins are co-located in the Spirosoma montaniterrae genome:
- a CDS encoding helix-turn-helix domain-containing protein: MDLNSGNIRLLFGLKLRQMRLDKSLTQLELAERAGLSQSYINEIEKGKKYPKTEKIIALAKAMDTTYDVLVSLQLNKKMEPIYQLLRSDLLTDLPLGMFGIEPGDLLELLSEAPIKLSAFISTVVEMARSHNVTLPQFYFTVMRTYQELHDNYFPDIEDAADAFLAESGLPAGELVSDAFLSEYLTTHYGYEIVLFTEETFPTLTRLRSAFIPDEKLLLLNQRLTTDQRVFTLGRELAFQYMNLTARPLTSTWVEVDTFEQVLNNFRASYFAGAILIRREALRQQLETLLNLTTWAEASTMFMALLDQFQATPETLLLRMSNLLPRFFGIDEFVFLRLEQENNSPVVNLTREIHLSRLHNPHGTTDEHYCRRWVALTSLQELEEKLKQNTYTEPLLRAQLSDYIGSQNTYLILSFTRPLTPIKYLNHSVLLGILVNDASRSRIRFLDDPAIQHREVNESCERCPLTDCRERVAPPTELKRQQRMAAIKQTLKSLGV; this comes from the coding sequence ATGGACCTGAATTCTGGAAATATACGGCTGCTGTTTGGGCTGAAACTACGCCAAATGCGGCTCGATAAGTCGCTGACACAACTTGAATTAGCCGAGCGGGCTGGTCTTTCTCAATCGTATATCAACGAAATTGAGAAAGGAAAAAAGTACCCAAAAACAGAGAAGATTATTGCGCTGGCGAAAGCGATGGACACCACCTACGACGTGCTGGTGTCGTTGCAATTGAATAAAAAGATGGAGCCGATTTATCAGCTTCTGCGCTCCGATCTGCTCACCGATCTGCCACTCGGCATGTTCGGTATCGAACCCGGCGACTTGCTCGAACTGCTGTCTGAAGCACCTATTAAACTCAGTGCGTTTATCAGCACGGTAGTTGAAATGGCCCGGAGCCACAACGTAACACTGCCGCAGTTCTATTTCACCGTCATGCGTACCTATCAGGAACTGCACGACAATTACTTCCCTGATATTGAGGATGCTGCCGACGCGTTTCTGGCCGAAAGCGGTCTCCCCGCCGGCGAATTGGTCAGCGATGCGTTTCTGAGCGAATACCTCACAACACACTACGGCTACGAAATTGTACTGTTTACCGAAGAAACATTCCCGACCCTCACGCGGCTTCGGTCGGCGTTTATTCCGGATGAGAAACTGCTGTTGCTCAATCAGCGGCTAACAACCGATCAGCGCGTCTTTACGCTGGGCCGCGAACTGGCGTTTCAGTATATGAACCTGACAGCCCGCCCGCTTACCTCGACCTGGGTGGAGGTCGATACGTTCGAGCAGGTGCTGAACAATTTTCGGGCGTCCTATTTTGCGGGAGCTATTTTGATTCGGCGCGAAGCACTGCGCCAACAACTCGAAACCCTGCTCAACCTGACCACCTGGGCCGAAGCGTCGACTATGTTTATGGCCCTGCTCGATCAGTTTCAGGCCACGCCCGAAACCCTGCTGCTGCGTATGAGCAACCTGTTGCCGCGCTTTTTTGGCATCGATGAATTTGTATTTCTGCGACTCGAGCAGGAAAACAATAGCCCCGTGGTGAACCTGACCCGAGAAATTCACCTGTCGCGATTACACAACCCGCACGGCACCACCGACGAGCATTACTGCCGCCGGTGGGTAGCCCTGACGAGTTTGCAGGAACTGGAAGAAAAATTAAAGCAAAACACCTACACCGAACCTCTCCTCCGGGCCCAGCTTTCCGACTATATCGGCTCGCAGAATACCTACCTGATTTTATCGTTCACGCGTCCGCTGACGCCCATCAAATATCTGAACCACAGTGTATTGTTGGGTATTTTGGTGAACGATGCGTCGCGGTCGCGCATTCGGTTTTTAGACGACCCGGCCATTCAGCACCGCGAGGTCAACGAATCGTGCGAACGCTGCCCGCTCACCGACTGCCGCGAGCGCGTAGCTCCGCCCACCGAACTCAAACGCCAGCAGCGCATGGCGGCCATCAAACAAACGCTAAAATCGTTGGGCGTCTGA
- a CDS encoding RagB/SusD family nutrient uptake outer membrane protein, with the protein MKKILLISALSLGLAVSCSDDELNKVNPNGVTFDTYFNNESELTAGVNGIYALVQSNSLVSREWFFTHDLRGDEMASGGGQLETPRNQLLIGVHDTGNSLVNSIWTGWYRAVHRANVVLEKGSQVKNVTPAVRDRLLGEARFLRAWAYYELATFFGAVPLYKEFAKAVDGSLPRTAQKEVYDFAIADLKEAEKGLPASFSGRDLGRATKGAAQMLLARIYLQQNDYTNARAELKKIIDSGLYKLVDNYLDITNEEGEFNSESIFEVVFAPSGGAYNWGGDGDGSVVQEETVRTQEYSAIGWRNVIPSDKLLNAYETVAKGDAKDDPRYTMSYWSEGDRFNNGASVLTADRVQGNASNVGGKVQKVSWRKYSVLYKTDAGYAQSGINMRIMRYADVLLLMAECENELGNSAAALPLLNQVRARKSVALPPYPTKNYPAASKDQVFDAIVHERMVELAAEQIRNFDIIRWRKNGKLKTEPLTYFQRGKHELLPIPQQEIDNSPAIEIKDQNPGY; encoded by the coding sequence ATGAAAAAGATACTTTTGATTAGTGCGTTGAGCCTCGGCCTGGCCGTGAGTTGCAGCGACGACGAACTGAACAAAGTGAACCCCAATGGGGTCACGTTCGATACGTATTTCAACAACGAGAGCGAACTGACGGCGGGCGTCAATGGCATCTATGCCCTGGTGCAGTCGAACAGCTTAGTATCGCGGGAGTGGTTTTTTACCCACGATCTCCGTGGCGACGAGATGGCGTCGGGGGGCGGGCAACTCGAAACGCCCCGCAATCAGTTGCTGATTGGGGTACATGACACGGGCAACTCACTGGTAAACAGCATCTGGACGGGCTGGTATCGGGCCGTTCACCGGGCCAATGTGGTACTGGAAAAAGGTAGCCAGGTAAAAAACGTAACGCCAGCCGTTCGCGACCGACTGCTGGGCGAAGCTCGTTTTCTGCGTGCCTGGGCCTATTACGAACTGGCTACGTTCTTTGGGGCTGTTCCACTATACAAGGAATTTGCCAAAGCCGTTGACGGATCACTGCCACGTACTGCCCAGAAAGAAGTATATGACTTTGCTATTGCCGACCTGAAAGAAGCCGAAAAAGGTTTGCCCGCTTCGTTCTCGGGCCGAGACCTGGGCCGCGCAACCAAAGGAGCTGCGCAGATGCTGCTGGCCCGCATCTACCTGCAACAGAACGATTACACGAACGCCCGCGCCGAACTCAAAAAAATTATCGACTCCGGCTTGTATAAGCTGGTCGATAACTATCTCGACATTACCAATGAGGAGGGCGAATTTAACAGTGAGTCGATTTTTGAAGTAGTCTTTGCCCCGTCGGGTGGTGCCTACAACTGGGGTGGCGATGGCGACGGGTCGGTAGTGCAGGAAGAAACCGTTCGAACGCAAGAGTACTCGGCTATTGGCTGGCGCAACGTAATTCCGTCCGACAAACTGCTGAACGCTTACGAAACGGTAGCCAAAGGCGATGCCAAAGACGACCCCCGCTATACCATGTCGTACTGGTCGGAAGGCGACAGGTTCAACAACGGTGCCAGTGTACTCACCGCCGACCGTGTGCAGGGCAATGCCTCGAACGTGGGCGGAAAAGTACAAAAAGTTAGCTGGCGGAAGTATTCGGTGTTGTATAAGACAGACGCCGGTTATGCGCAGAGCGGTATCAACATGCGGATTATGCGCTATGCCGACGTGTTGCTGCTGATGGCCGAGTGCGAAAACGAACTGGGTAACTCTGCCGCTGCACTGCCGCTGTTGAATCAGGTGCGGGCGCGGAAATCGGTAGCTTTGCCGCCGTACCCAACCAAAAACTACCCGGCTGCCAGCAAAGATCAGGTGTTCGATGCCATTGTTCATGAGCGCATGGTTGAACTGGCCGCCGAGCAGATTCGTAACTTCGACATTATACGCTGGCGGAAGAACGGTAAGCTCAAAACCGAACCGCTGACCTACTTCCAGCGCGGCAAACATGAACTGTTGCCCATTCCGCAACAGGAAATAGACAATAGCCCGGCCATCGAGATCAAAGACCAGAATCCGGGGTATTAG
- a CDS encoding M16 family metallopeptidase, translated as MNQVNKSVRKHLLVASLLAGSLSLSFAQNQPAAVTMPEGVSRVTSVEGITEYKLKNGLRVLLFPDPSKPTITVNITYMVGSRHEGLGETGMAHLLEHMVFKGSTKHPNIPQELTEHGSRPNGTTWYDRTNYFETFSATDENLKWALDLESDRMVNSFIKKEDLQTEFTVVRNEFEMGENSPQYVLMERILSGAFLWHNYGKSTIGSKEDIERVPIDNLKAFYQKYYQPDNAILLVAGKFDEAKTLALVDQYFSPIPKPSRVLTQPYTVEPTQDGERSVTLRRVGDTQGVGVAYHTPAAAHPDYAVMDVLIDVLTNEPSGRLYKALVEGKKAAFTYGWAPSVHDPGFAYFYAEVRKENSLDSARNTMLTTLDAVSTKVPTNEEVERAKTKLLSDIDLMFKNPDRVGLQMSEWMGAGDWRLVYLYRDRIRTVTPADVQRVAQAYLKPSNRTVGVFIPEQKPDRAEIPATPDVAALVTNYKGEKAVAAGESFDVSPANIDARTKRGNLPNGLKYAFLSKSTRGNSVNATIRLRLGDEKSLTNKMTVASMAASMIERGTKTRSYQQIRDEFDKLKAKVYAYPSGQELNVQIETTKENLPAVLKVVTDYLRNPTFPESEFTKLKEERLAQIESQKQEPQAIAFNVAERLINPYPKGHVWYTMTFDEEIEALKNVKLDEVKQFYKDFYGAQSTVVSIVGDFNEAPVLQTLKTDLGGWKAARPYARVPLQLAAVTPKIESIQTNDKANAMLVTGMKLPMRDDDPDFPALYTANFILGGGFLNSRLAVRIRQKEGVSYGVGSYLQPDDNDKVTTFGSYAIYNPENSERLEKAYKEEIEKMVNEGVSDAELKAAKSAVLQNRQVSRSQDNTLARKWSQYLTKADRSFAFDADFDKKVEALTPEQVNAALKKYIDYNKLVIVKAGDFEKAAKKLTEKAPAAQVGGSKN; from the coding sequence ATGAACCAAGTCAACAAATCGGTTCGGAAGCACTTGCTGGTGGCATCGCTGCTGGCGGGTAGTTTATCGCTTTCGTTCGCCCAAAATCAACCGGCTGCCGTTACCATGCCCGAGGGCGTTAGCCGGGTAACGTCTGTCGAAGGCATTACGGAGTATAAACTCAAGAACGGCCTTCGGGTACTGCTCTTCCCCGACCCGTCGAAGCCAACCATTACCGTGAACATTACCTACATGGTTGGCTCACGGCACGAAGGTCTGGGCGAAACCGGCATGGCCCACCTGCTCGAACATATGGTGTTTAAAGGCTCGACCAAACATCCCAACATTCCGCAGGAACTAACCGAACACGGCTCACGGCCCAACGGCACTACCTGGTACGACCGTACCAACTACTTCGAGACCTTCTCCGCAACGGATGAAAATCTGAAGTGGGCACTCGACCTCGAAAGCGACCGCATGGTGAACAGCTTCATCAAAAAAGAAGACCTGCAAACCGAATTCACGGTTGTGCGTAATGAGTTCGAGATGGGAGAAAACTCACCGCAGTACGTACTGATGGAACGCATTCTGTCGGGGGCGTTTCTATGGCACAACTACGGCAAATCGACCATCGGCTCGAAAGAAGACATCGAGCGGGTTCCTATCGACAATCTGAAAGCATTTTATCAGAAATACTATCAGCCCGACAATGCGATTCTACTGGTTGCTGGAAAGTTCGATGAAGCCAAAACGCTCGCTTTGGTCGATCAGTATTTCAGCCCGATTCCGAAACCATCGCGGGTGCTTACGCAACCTTACACAGTTGAACCAACGCAGGACGGCGAACGCTCGGTGACGCTCCGGCGCGTGGGCGACACGCAGGGCGTGGGCGTAGCCTACCATACCCCCGCAGCCGCCCACCCCGATTATGCCGTGATGGACGTGCTGATCGACGTGCTGACCAACGAACCGTCGGGGCGGCTCTACAAAGCCCTTGTCGAAGGCAAAAAAGCGGCTTTCACCTACGGCTGGGCACCCTCCGTACACGACCCCGGATTTGCTTATTTCTACGCCGAAGTGCGTAAAGAAAACTCGCTCGACTCGGCTCGCAACACCATGCTGACAACCCTCGACGCCGTTTCGACCAAAGTGCCCACGAATGAAGAAGTGGAGCGGGCCAAAACCAAGCTGCTGTCAGACATCGACCTGATGTTTAAGAACCCCGACCGTGTGGGTTTGCAGATGAGCGAATGGATGGGCGCAGGCGACTGGCGATTAGTGTACCTCTACCGCGACCGGATTCGCACCGTAACCCCCGCCGACGTTCAACGCGTGGCACAGGCGTATCTGAAGCCCTCGAACCGCACGGTGGGCGTATTTATTCCTGAACAAAAACCCGACCGTGCCGAAATCCCCGCGACGCCCGACGTAGCCGCGCTCGTAACGAACTACAAAGGCGAAAAAGCCGTAGCCGCCGGTGAATCGTTCGACGTATCGCCCGCCAACATCGATGCCCGTACTAAGCGCGGCAACCTGCCCAATGGGCTGAAATATGCGTTTTTATCGAAAAGCACACGCGGCAACAGTGTAAACGCCACCATCCGGCTCCGGTTAGGCGATGAGAAAAGCCTGACCAACAAAATGACTGTGGCAAGCATGGCCGCGTCGATGATTGAGCGCGGCACCAAAACCCGCAGCTATCAGCAGATTCGGGATGAGTTCGATAAGTTGAAGGCCAAAGTTTACGCCTATCCGAGCGGACAGGAGTTGAACGTGCAGATCGAAACCACTAAAGAGAATCTACCTGCCGTGCTAAAAGTTGTAACTGATTATCTGCGGAATCCGACCTTCCCCGAATCCGAGTTCACGAAGCTGAAAGAAGAACGGCTGGCGCAGATAGAATCGCAGAAACAGGAGCCACAGGCCATTGCGTTCAACGTAGCCGAGCGGCTGATCAACCCCTATCCGAAGGGCCACGTCTGGTATACGATGACGTTCGATGAGGAAATAGAAGCCCTCAAAAACGTGAAACTCGATGAGGTGAAGCAGTTCTACAAAGATTTCTACGGTGCTCAGAGTACGGTGGTTTCCATAGTGGGCGACTTTAATGAAGCCCCGGTGCTACAAACGCTCAAGACCGATTTGGGCGGCTGGAAAGCGGCCAGGCCGTATGCCCGCGTGCCGTTGCAACTGGCGGCTGTGACGCCCAAAATCGAGTCGATTCAAACCAACGACAAGGCCAACGCCATGCTCGTAACGGGTATGAAACTGCCCATGCGCGACGACGACCCCGACTTTCCGGCCCTTTACACGGCCAACTTTATTCTGGGTGGCGGTTTCCTGAATTCGCGGCTGGCGGTTCGGATTCGGCAGAAAGAGGGCGTTAGCTACGGCGTGGGGTCGTACCTGCAACCCGATGACAATGATAAAGTGACGACCTTCGGCTCGTATGCTATCTACAACCCCGAAAACTCGGAGCGATTAGAGAAAGCATATAAGGAAGAAATCGAGAAAATGGTGAACGAAGGCGTATCGGATGCCGAACTGAAAGCAGCCAAATCGGCGGTATTGCAGAACCGGCAGGTGAGTCGCTCACAAGACAACACGCTGGCCCGCAAATGGTCGCAGTATCTGACCAAAGCCGACCGCAGTTTTGCCTTCGACGCCGACTTTGATAAAAAAGTCGAAGCATTGACACCCGAACAGGTCAATGCTGCCTTGAAAAAGTATATCGACTACAACAAATTAGTGATTGTGAAAGCGGGCGACTTTGAAAAGGCGGCAAAAAAACTTACCGAGAAAGCCCCGGCAGCCCAGGTAGGTGGCAGCAAGAATTAA
- a CDS encoding SusC/RagA family TonB-linked outer membrane protein codes for MKVTSIQSNRPSLFRHGTNRRSAPGILLLLMVSATAFAQQITGKVTNEQNQSLPGVNVVVKGTNRGTTTDRDGRYSINAGQTATLVFSYIGYVMQEVAVGNRSSIDMRLAEDVQSLSEYVVVGYGAQKKSSVTAAVSSVTPKELTALPVISPQQALQGRVPGVSIVNNSSPGVEPVVRVRGVGSISLNPNPLYVIDGMPSGGLNNFDPKDIESLEVLKDASAAAIYGSRAANGVILITTKKGSNNGKININVDSYYGTQAAWRKLDLLDRDEYIRYGTALLTASGQPVPGRFNNLNTPVYEGATQTFAQTNTDWQDVMFRNAPISDNHLSISGGNAQSRFYMSVGNFSQQGILPFTNYNRQSFRINSDHKFSKFLTVGQTMLASTDFRRLERDGGGRSLVMNIMRMTPYWPERDPTKLGGFSTTAQGLDATDPENPLRVAEQEQQFQIDRGVKLLGTVFAEVRFNDWLRYRFTFGGDFSTTRFNGFLPIYNDGNRSRPLANVSENRNTFFSALLTNQLTFDKTFGKHYINATAIAERQTAESRDISASGQRPDNNIQTIQGVSNPNGSSSLSQNVLISYVGRINYEYGGRYLLSASVRRDGSSKFAPGNKWGTFPAVSVGWRISEEAFMKSVPTISELKLRASYGRTGFNFIGDYDWQALVLANNTLYPFNNQTQLGSYINVLSNNALSWEVNNTTDVGLDLSLFSNRINLTADVYERNTDGLLLRVPLPASLGYSQSPLANVGSIRNRGLELALGYNHSGKNFQWSATGVFDMVRNQVLSLATPNATINSGSNSDFGGFDITRTEAGQPIQSFYGWVVDGIFQNQAEITAANGIDGNDKTFYQNDKTAPGDIRFRDLNGDGRVDANDRTYLGSYIPKFNYGLNATGSYKNFDFTLFFQGVSGNKVYNGTKVIGQGQLRLFNATTDVLNAWTPQNTNTDVPRSISGDPNQNSRTSDRFLENGSYLRLKNLSIGYTIPTAVLTKATRGYMSRVRVYVSSNNLLTFTRYTGYDPEVATRGGNLLNNGIDFAQYPQARTLLVGVNLGF; via the coding sequence ATGAAAGTAACGTCTATCCAATCAAACAGGCCGAGTCTGTTCAGGCATGGTACCAACCGGCGGAGTGCACCGGGGATATTGCTACTGCTGATGGTATCGGCCACGGCCTTCGCTCAGCAGATAACTGGCAAAGTAACCAACGAGCAAAATCAGTCGCTGCCGGGGGTTAACGTCGTCGTGAAAGGCACCAACCGGGGCACAACCACCGACCGCGACGGACGCTACAGCATCAACGCCGGACAAACAGCTACGCTCGTTTTCAGCTACATTGGCTACGTCATGCAGGAGGTGGCCGTGGGCAACCGCTCCTCTATCGACATGCGCTTAGCCGAAGATGTGCAATCGCTTTCAGAATATGTTGTCGTTGGCTATGGTGCCCAGAAGAAATCGTCGGTAACGGCGGCTGTGTCTTCCGTAACGCCGAAGGAGTTGACGGCATTACCGGTCATCAGCCCGCAGCAGGCGTTGCAGGGGCGGGTGCCGGGCGTGAGCATCGTCAACAACAGCAGTCCGGGTGTGGAGCCAGTAGTACGCGTGCGGGGGGTTGGCTCTATCAGCCTGAATCCGAACCCCTTGTACGTAATCGATGGTATGCCGTCGGGTGGGCTGAATAACTTCGACCCCAAAGACATCGAGTCGCTCGAAGTGCTTAAAGATGCCAGTGCCGCAGCCATTTACGGCTCACGGGCCGCTAACGGGGTGATTCTGATTACAACCAAAAAAGGATCGAACAACGGTAAAATTAACATCAACGTCGACTCGTATTATGGGACACAGGCGGCCTGGCGCAAACTCGATTTGCTCGACCGCGACGAGTACATACGCTACGGTACGGCTCTGCTTACGGCGTCGGGGCAACCCGTACCCGGTCGGTTCAATAACCTGAATACGCCCGTTTACGAAGGTGCTACGCAAACCTTCGCCCAGACCAATACCGACTGGCAAGACGTGATGTTTCGTAACGCACCCATCTCCGACAACCATCTGTCGATTTCGGGTGGAAATGCCCAGTCACGGTTTTACATGTCGGTGGGCAACTTCAGTCAGCAGGGAATTCTGCCCTTCACCAACTACAATCGGCAAAGCTTCCGCATCAACTCCGACCACAAGTTCAGCAAGTTTCTGACCGTTGGGCAAACGATGCTGGCATCAACCGACTTCCGGCGGCTCGAGCGCGACGGGGGCGGGCGCAGCTTAGTGATGAACATTATGCGGATGACGCCTTACTGGCCCGAGCGCGACCCAACCAAACTGGGCGGCTTCAGCACCACCGCACAAGGCTTAGACGCTACCGACCCCGAAAATCCGTTACGCGTGGCCGAACAGGAACAGCAGTTTCAGATTGATCGGGGCGTAAAACTCCTCGGTACAGTCTTCGCCGAAGTACGCTTTAACGACTGGCTGCGCTATCGATTTACCTTCGGAGGTGACTTTTCGACGACGCGATTCAACGGTTTCCTGCCTATCTATAATGATGGCAACCGCAGCCGACCGCTCGCCAACGTATCAGAAAACCGGAACACCTTTTTCTCGGCCCTGCTAACCAATCAGCTTACGTTCGACAAAACCTTCGGCAAGCATTACATCAATGCTACGGCCATTGCCGAACGTCAAACGGCTGAATCGCGCGATATATCGGCCAGCGGCCAGCGTCCCGACAATAATATCCAGACCATTCAGGGCGTATCGAACCCCAACGGATCGAGTTCATTGAGCCAGAACGTGCTGATTTCTTACGTAGGCCGGATTAATTATGAATACGGCGGGCGGTATCTGTTGAGTGCGTCGGTTCGGCGCGATGGGTCGAGCAAGTTTGCGCCCGGTAATAAATGGGGTACATTCCCGGCGGTGTCGGTCGGCTGGCGCATCAGCGAAGAAGCATTCATGAAGTCGGTGCCAACCATTTCTGAACTGAAGCTGCGGGCCAGTTATGGCCGAACCGGCTTCAATTTCATCGGCGATTACGACTGGCAGGCTCTTGTGCTGGCAAACAATACATTGTATCCGTTCAACAACCAAACGCAGTTGGGTTCTTACATTAACGTGTTGAGCAACAATGCGTTAAGCTGGGAGGTTAACAACACCACCGATGTTGGGCTCGATCTGTCGCTGTTTAGCAATCGAATCAATCTGACGGCAGACGTATATGAGCGAAATACCGATGGACTGTTGCTACGGGTGCCGCTACCCGCGTCGCTGGGGTATTCACAAAGTCCACTTGCCAACGTAGGCAGCATTCGCAACCGGGGGCTTGAACTGGCTTTGGGGTATAACCATTCGGGCAAGAACTTCCAGTGGTCGGCTACAGGCGTGTTCGATATGGTACGAAATCAGGTGCTGAGTCTGGCAACGCCCAACGCGACGATTAACTCGGGTTCTAACTCAGATTTTGGTGGCTTCGACATTACCCGCACCGAGGCCGGGCAACCGATTCAGTCGTTCTACGGCTGGGTGGTCGATGGTATTTTTCAGAATCAGGCCGAAATTACTGCCGCCAATGGTATCGACGGAAACGATAAAACGTTCTATCAAAACGACAAAACCGCTCCCGGCGACATTCGCTTCCGCGACCTCAACGGCGACGGGCGCGTAGATGCCAACGACCGCACCTACCTCGGCAGCTACATCCCGAAATTCAACTATGGCCTGAACGCAACGGGTTCGTACAAAAACTTCGACTTCACGCTGTTTTTCCAGGGCGTTTCGGGCAACAAAGTGTATAACGGTACAAAAGTGATTGGGCAGGGACAACTCCGACTTTTCAACGCCACTACCGACGTGCTGAATGCCTGGACTCCGCAAAACACCAACACCGACGTGCCCCGCTCGATCAGTGGTGACCCCAACCAGAACTCGCGTACCTCCGACCGCTTCCTCGAAAACGGGTCGTATCTACGTCTGAAAAACCTCAGCATCGGCTATACCATTCCAACGGCGGTGCTGACCAAAGCCACGCGGGGGTATATGAGCCGGGTGCGGGTATATGTGTCGAGTAACAATTTGCTGACGTTTACCCGGTACACGGGCTACGACCCCGAAGTGGCAACACGGGGCGGCAACCTGCTCAACAACGGTATCGACTTTGCCCAATATCCGCAGGCTCGCACGTTGCTTGTTGGCGTAAATCTTGGCTTTTAA